A segment of the Leptospiraceae bacterium genome:
GAAAAAGAGCAGTTAGAAAAAGAAAAAGAAATCTTACAAGAAGAAAAAGTCAAACTTGAGGAACTCAAACTCCAATTAGAAGAAAAACAAAAATCACTAACAGAAAAAGAAAAAGAATTAGAAAGCGAAAAAGAAAATATCGAAAAACAAAAACAAAAACTTCAAGAGATTGAAAATGCAAGAAAAGAAAAAAATAGATTGATTGAAAATATGGCAAGAAGACTGAATGCAATGCCACCCCAAGCCGTGATTGATATGATTCAAGGATGGAATAATCTGGATATTGTGGAGGTCTTTTTAAGAATGGAAGAATTGGCAGAAGAGGAAGGAACTCCTTCAATTGTTCCTTTTTTACTTTCACAATTACCGCCTGAACGAGCAAGTATCATTTCTTCTTTGATGTTGAACGAAAGTATCCGGGAAAAAATTTTCGAAGAATAAAGTATTTTTTAAATATCAGTTTCAGCAATCAATATAGACGATCCATTCCTTTAAAAGTATTTCCCAACGAGTAATTTATTCTTGCAAATATTCATCCACTACGTCAGCGCATTTTCTTCCTTCTGAAATTGCCCAAACAATCAAGGATTGCCCTCTACGAGCATCACCACAAGCAAATATTCCTGGGACAGTGGTTTTAAAGTGATTTCCTCCAATTCCAAATGAAGCTTTTATGTTTCCGAATGGATCAAATTCGACTCCGATTTCTTTTAATTGTTCTATGAGAGGCGATTTCTTTGGACCACTGAATCCAATAGCGATAAAAACTAAGTCTGCTGGAATCTCAAATTCTGTGTTGGGGATATCATAAATTTCAATTCTTGATTTTTTCATGACTTCATTTCCATAAACAGCTATCACGTTTCCGTTGGAGTCACCTTTGAAACCTTTTGCATGAGCTGCCCATTTTCGTATTACTCCTTCTTCCTGAGAGGTAGAAGTTCTCAAGATACGTGGATACAAAGGCCATGGTTCTTGAGGACTTCGTTTTAGAGGAGGAATGGGGTTATAATCCAATTGTGTCACAGATTTTGCTCCCTGCCGATTGGCGGTTCCAATACAATCGGAAGCAGTATCCCCTCCACCAATTACTACTACGTGTTTGCCTTTTGCATCGATAGGATTTTCGACATTGTCTCCTGCAACGATACGGTTGGCTTGAACCAAATAATCCATTGCATAGTAGATTCCCTTTAAGTCAGACCCGGGGATGTTTACTTTTCTTGGTTCTTCAGCTCCTATAGCTAATATAATAGCATCGAATTCTTTTTGGAGTTGTTGGATAGAAATGT
Coding sequences within it:
- a CDS encoding glutamate synthase subunit beta; its protein translation is MGKITGFLEYKRSDIPREPVEKRVTHFKEFEKSYDDTTARIQAARCMDCGIPFCQGDTGCPVDNLIPEWNELVYHGQWKEALDRLHQTNNFPEFTGMLCPAPCEYACTLGLIDNPVSIKNIERTIIERGFEEGWVEPLPPDFLTGKKVAIVGSGPAGLAAAQQLARKGHSVTVFEREDRIGGLLRYGIPDFKMEKWRIDRRLEQLKMEGVKFKTKVNVGVDISIQQLQKEFDAIILAIGAEEPRKVNIPGSDLKGIYYAMDYLVQANRIVAGDNVENPIDAKGKHVVVIGGGDTASDCIGTANRQGAKSVTQLDYNPIPPLKRSPQEPWPLYPRILRTSTSQEEGVIRKWAAHAKGFKGDSNGNVIAVYGNEVMKKSRIEIYDIPNTEFEIPADLVFIAIGFSGPKKSPLIEQLKEIGVEFDPFGNIKASFGIGGNHFKTTVPGIFACGDARRGQSLIVWAISEGRKCADVVDEYLQE